The following coding sequences are from one Streptomyces sp. V3I7 window:
- a CDS encoding hydrogenase expression protein HypE → MNKHRRTTDVRDKPGPVEKRTGFEEMTILWISEGMSCDGDTVSLTAADQPSIEDLVLGLIPGLPKVTLYNKVLSPTLGGEEFLAPYRAAARGEVAPFILVIEGSVPNQNTIEGDGYWTSFGNDPETGQPETLNTWIDKLAPKAWAVVAAGTCATFGGIHAMAGNPTGCMGLADYLGWDFLSQGGLPIVNVPGCPIQPENFMETLIWVLYHAAGAAPPPPLDHMLRPQWLFGRTVHEGCDRGSYYEQGQFALDYNSPKCLVKTGCWGPVVNCNVPKRGWMAGVGGCPNVGGICIGCTMPAFPDAFMPFMDEPPGGTLSSMVIKPYGAVVRRLRGFTNDMVNHETKWRHKGRKLTTGYDPYWRP, encoded by the coding sequence CCGAGGGGATGAGCTGCGACGGCGACACCGTCTCCCTGACGGCCGCCGACCAGCCCTCCATCGAAGACCTGGTCCTCGGTCTGATCCCGGGCCTGCCGAAGGTCACCCTGTACAACAAGGTGCTCTCCCCGACCCTGGGCGGCGAGGAGTTCCTCGCGCCCTACCGGGCGGCGGCGCGTGGCGAGGTGGCTCCGTTCATCCTCGTCATCGAGGGCTCGGTCCCCAACCAGAACACCATCGAGGGCGACGGCTACTGGACCTCGTTCGGCAACGACCCGGAGACCGGTCAGCCCGAGACCCTGAACACCTGGATCGACAAGCTCGCCCCCAAGGCCTGGGCGGTGGTGGCCGCGGGCACCTGCGCCACCTTCGGCGGCATCCACGCGATGGCCGGCAACCCGACGGGTTGCATGGGTCTCGCGGACTACCTGGGCTGGGACTTCCTCTCGCAGGGCGGCCTGCCCATCGTGAACGTGCCCGGCTGCCCGATCCAGCCCGAGAACTTCATGGAGACCCTGATCTGGGTCCTGTACCACGCGGCCGGCGCCGCTCCCCCGCCCCCGCTGGACCACATGCTGCGCCCGCAGTGGCTGTTCGGCCGGACGGTGCACGAGGGCTGCGACCGAGGCTCGTACTACGAGCAGGGCCAGTTCGCGCTGGACTACAACTCTCCCAAATGCCTGGTCAAGACAGGCTGTTGGGGTCCGGTCGTGAACTGCAACGTGCCCAAGCGCGGCTGGATGGCCGGTGTCGGCGGCTGTCCGAACGTCGGCGGCATCTGCATCGGCTGCACGATGCCCGCCTTCCCGGACGCGTTCATGCCGTTCATGGACGAGCCGCCCGGCGGCACGCTGTCGTCGATGGTCATCAAGCCCTACGGGGCCGTCGTCCGCCGGCTGCGCGGCTTCACCAACGACATGGTGAACCACGAGACCAAGTGGCGTCACAAGGGGCGCAAGCTCACGACGGGTTACGACCCGTACTGGCGCCCCTGA